In Streptomyces sp. NBC_00878, a single window of DNA contains:
- a CDS encoding RecQ family ATP-dependent DNA helicase — MDNLELRTEADAILAELVGDAGGSARLREDQWQAVSALVEERRRALVVQRTGWGKSAVYFVATALLRRRGSGPTVIISPLLALMRNQVESAARAGIRARTINSANPEEWDTIYGEVERGETDVLLVSPERLNSVDFRDQVLPKLAATTGLLVVDEAHCISDWGHDFRPDYRRLRTMLAELPAGVPVLATTATANARVTADVAEQLGTGGGDALVLRGPLDRESLRLGVLTLPDAAHRLAWLGERLGDLPGSGIIYTLTVAAAEEVAAFLRQRGHTVTSYTGKTENADRLQAEEDLLANRVKALVATSALGMGFDKPDLGFVVHLGSPSSPIAYYQQVGRAGRGVDHADVLLLPGREDEAIWAYFASVGFPPEEQVRRTLTVLAEAGRPLSLPALEPLVDLRRSRLETMLKVLDVDGAVKRVKGGWTATGQPWAYDAQRYAWVARQREAEQQAMRDYVSTTACRMEFLQRQLDDEKAAPCGRCDSCAGLWVDPAVSPAALGAATGELDRPGVEVEPRRMWPSGLPAVGVDLKGRIPVGQQSATGRALGRLSDIGWGNRLRPLLSAQAPDGPVPEDVLAAVVTVVADWARSSGGWASGAPDAVARPVGIVAMPSRTRPQLVSSLAGGLARVGRLPLLGSLAYTPQAGEHAAHRSNSAQRLRALAASFTVPDELAAALADNPGPVLLVDDYTDSGWTLAVGARLLRQTGAVQVLPLTLALAG; from the coding sequence ATGGACAACCTGGAGCTCCGCACCGAAGCCGACGCCATCCTCGCTGAGCTCGTCGGCGACGCCGGAGGCTCGGCGCGGCTGCGGGAGGACCAGTGGCAGGCGGTGTCGGCGCTGGTGGAGGAGCGCCGGCGAGCCCTGGTGGTGCAGCGGACCGGCTGGGGCAAGTCGGCCGTGTACTTCGTGGCCACCGCTCTGCTGCGCCGGCGCGGCTCGGGCCCCACGGTGATCATTTCGCCGCTGCTGGCGCTCATGCGCAACCAGGTCGAGTCGGCGGCGCGGGCCGGAATCCGGGCGCGCACCATCAACTCGGCCAACCCGGAGGAGTGGGACACCATCTACGGGGAGGTCGAGCGCGGCGAGACCGACGTGCTCCTCGTCAGTCCTGAGCGTCTCAATTCCGTCGATTTCCGCGATCAGGTGCTGCCCAAGCTCGCGGCCACGACCGGTCTCCTGGTGGTCGACGAGGCGCACTGTATTTCCGACTGGGGCCACGACTTCCGCCCCGACTACCGCCGGCTGCGCACGATGCTGGCCGAGCTGCCGGCGGGTGTGCCGGTACTGGCCACGACGGCGACCGCGAACGCGCGGGTGACCGCGGATGTGGCGGAGCAACTGGGCACGGGAGGCGGGGACGCTCTCGTGCTGCGGGGGCCGCTGGACCGGGAGAGTCTGCGGCTGGGGGTTCTGACGTTGCCGGACGCGGCTCATCGGCTGGCCTGGCTGGGGGAGCGGCTGGGGGATCTGCCGGGTTCGGGGATCATCTACACGCTGACGGTGGCGGCGGCGGAGGAGGTCGCGGCCTTCCTGCGGCAGCGCGGGCACACCGTCACCTCGTACACGGGCAAGACGGAGAACGCCGATCGGCTGCAGGCGGAGGAGGATCTGCTGGCCAACCGGGTGAAGGCGCTGGTGGCCACCTCCGCGCTCGGGATGGGCTTCGACAAACCCGACCTGGGCTTCGTCGTCCACCTCGGCTCGCCCTCGTCCCCGATCGCCTACTACCAGCAGGTGGGGCGTGCGGGGCGCGGTGTGGACCATGCGGATGTGCTGCTGCTGCCGGGGCGGGAGGACGAGGCGATCTGGGCGTACTTCGCCTCGGTGGGCTTCCCGCCCGAGGAGCAGGTGCGGCGCACTCTGACGGTTCTGGCGGAGGCGGGTCGTCCGTTGTCGCTGCCGGCGCTGGAGCCGTTGGTGGATCTTCGGCGTTCGCGGCTGGAGACGATGCTGAAGGTCCTGGACGTGGACGGGGCGGTCAAGCGCGTCAAGGGGGGCTGGACCGCCACGGGGCAGCCGTGGGCGTACGACGCGCAGCGCTATGCCTGGGTGGCCCGGCAGCGGGAGGCCGAGCAGCAGGCCATGCGCGACTACGTATCGACCACGGCGTGCCGGATGGAGTTCCTGCAGAGGCAACTCGACGACGAAAAGGCCGCCCCGTGCGGTCGCTGCGACTCCTGCGCCGGGCTCTGGGTCGATCCCGCCGTCTCGCCCGCGGCCCTCGGCGCGGCGACCGGCGAGCTGGACCGCCCGGGCGTCGAGGTCGAGCCGCGCCGCATGTGGCCCTCGGGCCTGCCCGCCGTCGGGGTCGACCTCAAGGGCCGTATCCCCGTGGGCCAGCAGTCGGCCACGGGGCGTGCGCTGGGCAGGCTGTCGGACATCGGCTGGGGCAACCGCCTGCGTCCGCTCCTGTCGGCACAGGCCCCGGACGGTCCGGTTCCGGAGGACGTGCTGGCCGCTGTCGTGACGGTCGTGGCCGACTGGGCGCGCTCGTCGGGCGGCTGGGCCAGCGGCGCCCCCGACGCGGTGGCGCGGCCGGTGGGGATCGTCGCCATGCCCTCCCGCACCCGACCGCAGCTGGTCTCCTCCCTGGCCGGGGGCCTGGCCCGGGTCGGCAGGCTCCCGCTGCTGGGCAGCCTGGCCTACACCCCGCAGGCCGGCGAGCACGCGGCACACCGCAGCAACTCCGCCCAGCGGCTGCGCGCGCTGGCGGCCTCGTTCACGGTGCCCGACGAACTCGCCGCCGCCCTGGCCGACAACCCCGGTCCCGTACTGCTCGTCGACGACTACACCGACTCCGGCTGGACCCTGGCGGTGGGCGCACGCCTTCTGCGTCAGACCGGAGCGGTCCAGGTACTGCCACTCACCCTCGCGCTGGCGGGGTGA
- a CDS encoding ribonuclease HII, whose product MPYEPPTHTVERSLRATTGAKVIAGVDEVGRGAWAGPVTVCAAVTGLRRPPEGLTDSKLLTVKRRTALAEILATWVTSYALGHASPEEIDDMGMTAALRLAACRALEALPVRPDAVILDGKHDYLGAPWRVRTVIKGDQSCVAVAAASVIAKVQRDKMMAELGIDHADFGFAANAGYPSPVHKAALEMRGPTPYHRMTWAYLDALPQWRHLKKVRSWADGSVPEIEGQLGFDF is encoded by the coding sequence ATGCCGTACGAACCACCTACCCACACTGTCGAGCGCTCCCTGCGCGCCACGACCGGGGCCAAGGTCATTGCCGGTGTCGACGAGGTGGGGCGAGGCGCGTGGGCCGGCCCGGTCACCGTCTGCGCGGCGGTCACGGGCCTGCGTCGCCCGCCCGAAGGCCTCACCGACTCCAAGCTCCTGACCGTCAAGCGACGTACCGCGCTCGCCGAGATACTGGCGACGTGGGTGACGTCGTACGCCCTCGGTCACGCCTCTCCGGAGGAGATCGACGACATGGGGATGACGGCCGCGCTGCGGCTGGCCGCCTGCCGGGCTCTGGAAGCCCTGCCGGTGCGGCCCGACGCGGTCATCCTCGACGGGAAACACGACTACCTCGGCGCCCCGTGGCGGGTCCGTACGGTGATCAAGGGCGACCAGTCCTGCGTGGCCGTCGCGGCGGCCTCGGTGATCGCCAAGGTCCAGCGCGACAAAATGATGGCCGAACTGGGTATCGACCATGCAGACTTCGGTTTTGCGGCCAACGCCGGGTATCCGTCACCCGTGCACAAGGCCGCGCTGGAGATGCGGGGGCCCACCCCGTACCACCGGATGACGTGGGCGTATCTTGATGCGCTGCCCCAGTGGCGGCACCTCAAGAAGGTCCGCAGTTGGGCGGACGGAAGCGTTCCGGAGATCGAGGGGCAGCTCGGCTTCGATTTCTGA